The following are encoded in a window of Castanea sativa cultivar Marrone di Chiusa Pesio chromosome 5, ASM4071231v1 genomic DNA:
- the LOC142636781 gene encoding uncharacterized protein LOC142636781, which translates to MHSSALELTKSLVEADYTWKDFPYELIEDKTISLEKEKVDTSVDKDSDLLYHCQRMFDLVREQGQTSGTKQVGGEGTSKGQTSETNHQKSYHPLHIAASNGIVEIFDEMIKSYPQVIEYISNDEETMLHVAIGHRQRDIFRRVKKMEVIMKCRLASLIDENGSTLLHHVAEGKTYYGRESREQAAGPAFQLQEELRWLKHVRNIIPSHYIMHCNKNGKTADELFQDTHADLLELAQKWIKETSQSCSAVSVLVATVVFAAAYTVPGGNDASGRPNFIDSPFFVLFTIMDVVSLACSLTSVVMFLSILSSPFEYENFCISLPRKLLIGFTLLFFSVTTTMLSFAATIFLLLHFQKKAWTKTLIYTTAFFPVSMFALMQFPLYAAFNKLLHTITEKIKEVYPEKFLPPYLRTKELNKLS; encoded by the exons ATGCATTCATCAGCTTTAGAACTCACCAAGTCGCTAGTAGAAGCAGATTATACGTGGAAGGATTTTCCTTATGAATTAATTGAAGACAAGACGATTTCcttagagaaagagaaagtagACACCTCTGTTGACAAAGATAGCGATCTCCTCTATCATTGTCAACGGATGTTTGACCTTGTTCGTGAACAAGGTCAAACATCTGGTACAAAGCAAGTGGGAGGAGAAGGCACATCCAAGGGGCAAACCAGTGAAACAAATCATCAGAAATCTTACCACCCATTGCATATAGCAGCCAGCAATGGCATAGTAGAAATATTTGACGAGATGATTAAATCGTATCCACAGGTAATTGAGTACATCAGTAACGATGAGGAAACCATGTTGCATGTGGCCATTGGCCACCGTCAGAGGGATATATTTCGTCGGGTGAAGAAGATGGAAGTGATAATGAAATGTAGATTGGCTTCACTGATCGATGAGAATGGCAGCACCCTATTGCATCATGTTGCAGAAGGGAAGACATATTATGGAAGAGAGTCAAGAGAACAAGCTGCAGGTCCTGCTTTCCAATTGCAAGAGGAATTGAGGTGGCTTAAG CATGTGCGGAATATAATTCCCTCCCATTATATCATGCACTGCAACAAAAATGGTAAGACTGCAGACGAGTTATTTCAAGATACACATGCTGACCTTCTCGAGCTGGCGCAAAAGTGGATAAAGGAGACCTCTCAATCGTGCTCTGCAGTTTCTGTCCTTGTTGCCACTGTAGTTTTCGCTGCTGCCTACACCGTCCCTGGAGGTAACGACGCTTCAGGCCGTCCTAATTTCATCGACTCCCCATTCTTCGTCCTCTTCACCATCATGGATGTTGTTTCCCTTGCATGCTCCTTGACTTCTGTTGTCATGTTCCTCTCCATCCTCTCGTCTCCATTTGAGTATGAAAATTTCTGCATATCTCTCCCTCGGAAGCTATTAATAGGCTTCACATTGCTCTTCTTCTCCGTGACAACGACCATGCTTTCTTTTGCAGCAACTATTTTTCTCCTACTCCATTTTCAAAAGAAAGCTTGGACTAAAACTCTGATTTATACTACTGCATTTTTTCCTGTCTCTATGTTTGCGCTTATGCAGTTCCCGTTGTATGCTGCATTCAACAAATTATTGCACACCATTACCGAGAAGATAAAGGAGGTATATCCCGAAAAATTCCTTCCTCCTTACTTGAGGACCAAGGAGCTCAATAAACTCTCATGA